In a genomic window of Procambarus clarkii isolate CNS0578487 chromosome 10, FALCON_Pclarkii_2.0, whole genome shotgun sequence:
- the LOC138363078 gene encoding sodium-coupled monocarboxylate transporter 1-like has product MSLVGSIFGILMIRNIMLPVLYPLHLVSMFEYIELRFKSRALRKIATGIQLLGSFVFSGICLYAPSLTLSSVTSLPIWASVVTMGLICSFYITIGGVKAVVYTDVVQTLLMFGGVLVVSVICCQYMGGPANVWAIADQGGRIEFFNMDTSPFERHTFWSTLVLGVYMVQSMAGFNQAQFQRFISVKSLQLSQLLCSMFLVGLFMLWSVFYFSGLIAYAVYRDCDPLTSGRIEKPDQIVPYLVTDKLRHLTGMSGLFVAAVYGGVLSSLSSQGNAMACIIWVDFLKDRPYFKKFTDRSATNIIKLLSTMMGVIGILLGLLVGSLGTIFHVTNVLQGAIRGPLAGMFLTGICAPWVGKKGAAVGVFLALVFNMWLTIGKFVRGGGHPEKLPLSTLGCPENLYNNTLKDTLFGLNDTLSGSVFGVHNDTGTLHASESSGHTMYDISYCYIGVISVLNTIIISSIVSFITGPLAPGEVDPRVVNATCARLYRRLWGRLMRKPGQEPQSAITPEEKVSGVHMLPPLLTTDKAEEQTTFLDQVKEQTTFLDQVKEQTTFLDQVKEQTTFLDQVKEQTTFLDQVKEQTNDQDKTSDRAY; this is encoded by the exons ATGTCCCTTGTTGGAAGCATATTTGGCATCCTGATGATAAGGAACATTATGCTGCCGGTCTTGTACCCTCTCCACCTTGTCTCCATGTTTGAG TACATAGAGCTGCGGTTCAAGTCACGAGCGCTGCGCAAGATAGCAACAGGGATCCAGCTGCTTGGGTCGTTTGTGTTCTCTGGGATCTGTCTGTACGCGCCTTCCCTCACCCTCTCCTCCGTCACCAGCCTCCCCATCTGGGCCTCAGTCGTCACAATGGGCCTCATCTGCTCCTTCTATATAACCATC GGCGGGGTGAAGGCGGTGGTGTACACGGACGTGGTGCAGACGCTGCTGATGTTCGGTGGggtgctggtggtgtcagtgATCTGCTGCCAGTACATGGGCGGCCCGGCCAACGTGTGGGCAATCGCTGACCAAGGGGGACGAATCGAGTTCTTCAA CATGGACACCAGCCCCTTTGAGCGTCACACCTTCTGGTCGACGCTGGTGCTGGGGGTCTACATGGTGCAGAGTATGGCTGGCTTCAACCAGGCCCAGTTCCAGAGGTTCATTTCCGTCAAGAGTCTCCAGCTCTCCCAGTT ACTGTGTTCGATGTTCTTAGTGGGTCTGTTCATGCTGTGGAGTGTCTTCTATTTCTCCGGCCTCATAGCCTATGCTGTGTACAGAGACTGTGATCCGCTCACCTCTGGAAGAATTGAGAAACCTGACCAGATTGTGCCGTACCTGGTGACGGACAAGCTGAGGCACCTGACGGGTATGTCTGGCCTGTTTGTGGCTGCGGTGTACGGCGGCGTCCTCAG TTCACTGTCGTCACAAGGGAACGCTATGGCTTGCATCATCTGGGTCGACTTCCTCAAGGACAGACCTTACTTCAAGAAGTTTACCGATCGCAGCGCCACCAACATTATCAAGCTCTTAT CAACGATGATGGGAGTAATAGGCATATTACTGGGGCTGTTGGTGGGCAGTCTGGGCACCATCTTTCACGTGACCAATGTCCTGCAGGGTGCTATCAGGGGTCCCCTCGCCGGCATGTTCCTCACGGGCATCTGTGCTCCCTGGGTCGGCAAAAAG GGCGCCGCGGTGGGTGTCTTCCTGGCCTTAGTGTTCAACATGTGGTTGACGATCGGCAAGTTTGTGAGAGGCGGCGGCCACCCGGAGAAGCTGCCCCTCTCCActctcggctgtccagagaatctctaTAATAATACACTCAAagacactctcttcggcctcaacGACACCCTCTCCGGCAGCGTCTTCGGCGTCCACAACGACACAGGGACCCTTCATGCATCTGA GAGCTCCGGCCACACCATGTACGACATATCCTACTGTTATATTGGCGTCATCAGCGTCCTCAACACCATCATTATCAGCTCCATCGTCTCGTTCATTACAG GTCCACTGGCTCCAGGGGAGGTTGACCCGCGTGTCGTGAACGCAACCTGCGCACGTCTCTACCGGCGACTGTGGGGACGGTTAATGAGGAAACCCGGCCAGGAACCCCAGAGTGCCATCACTCCAGAGGAAAAGGTGTCTGGAGTACACATGCTTCCCCCGCTCCTGACCACTGACAAGGCTGAGGAACAGACCACTTTTCTGGACCAAGTTAAGGAACAGACCACTTTCTTGGACCAAGTTAAGGAACAGACCACTTTCTTGGACCAAGTTAAGGAACAGACCACTTTCTTGGACCAAGTTAAGGAACAGACCACTTTCCTGGACCAAGTTAAGGAACAGACCAACGACCAGGACAAGACCAGTGACCGAGCCTACTGA
- the LOC123773479 gene encoding ribosome-binding protein 1-like codes for MGLHPALIAGLVSLAVFLTGFVVLFLATCLCCPAKIHAAVKEPSESPDECQDGREDDGGAQDSRGDDVVRHEDKQDSFIRHDEKQDGVRQNVKREVMGHDVKREVMGHDVKQDEVIRPNVKRDEVIRPDVKRDEVIHHDIKRDEVIRPDIKRDEVIRHDVKRDEVIRPDVKRDEVIRPDVKRDEVIHHDVKRDEVIRHDGRWDEVICLDAKREEVILHNTDRNKVIRHEGKRDEFIRHDGTRVEVIRHESKQNEVIHHNSKENEVIHHNSKQDDVIRHDGKRDEVIRHDGKRDEVIRHDGKRDEVIHPDRKRDEVIHHDVKQDEDLSDHQSTRNERSEECNPKRSASKDHVVTQVLSARDTLEAGVRTRNSNMDGGGTGS; via the exons ATGGGTCTCCACCCGGCATTGATCGCCGGGCTGGTTAGTTTGGCGGTCTTCCTCACAG GTTTCGTGGTCCTTTTCCTGGCGACGTGTCTGTGTTGTCCCGCCAAAATCCACGCGGCGGTTAAGGAGCCGTCTGAGTCTCCCGA TGAATGTCAGGACGGTAGGGAGGATGACGGTGGAGCCCAAGATAGCAGGGGGGATGACGTTGTACGTCACGAAGACAAGCAGGATAGCTTTATACGTCACGACGAAAAGCAAGATGGTGTACGTCAAAACGTCAAGCGGGAAGTAATGGGTCACGACGTCAAGCGGGAAGTAATGGGTCACGACGTCAAGCAAGATGAAGTTATTCGTCCCAACGTCAAGCGGGATGAAGTTATACGTCCTGACGTCAAGCGGGATGAAGTTATACATCACGACATCAAGCGGGATGAAGTTATACGTCCCGACATCAAGCGGGATGAAGTTATACGTCACGACGTCAAGCGGGATGAAGTTATACGTCCCGACGTCAAGCGGGATGAAGTTATACGTCCCGACGTCAAGCGGGATGAAGTTATACATCACGACGTCAAGCGGGATGAAGTTATTCGCCACGATGGCAGGTGGGATGAAGTTATATGTCTCGACGCCAAGCGGGAAGAAGTTATACTTCATAACACCGATCGAAATAAGGTTATACGTCATGAAGGCAAACGTGATGAATTTATACGTCATGACGGCACGCGGGTTGAAGTTATACGTCACGAGAGCAAGCAGAATGAAGTTATACATCACAACAGCAAGGAGAATGAAGTTATACATCACAAcagcaagcaggatgatgttataCGCCACGACGGAAAACGGGATGAAGTTATACGCCACGACGGAAAACGGGATGAAGTTATACGCCACGACGGAAAACGGGATGAAGTTATACATCCAGACAGAAAACGGGACGAAGTTATTCATCACGACGTCAAGCAGGACGAAGATTTAAGCGATCATCAGTCAACAAGAAATGAAAGATCAGAGGAATGCAATCCAAAGAGAAGTGCCAGTAAAGACCACGTGGTAACTCAAGTGTTGAGTGCAAGAGACACTCTGGAGGCCGGAGTGCGGACTCGGAACTCCAACATGGATGGCGGCGGCACAGGAAGTTAA
- the LOC138363352 gene encoding protein rtoA-like, whose product MRPVTSGSSSECKQSGSGSECKQSGSGSECKQSGSGSECKQSGSGSECKQSGSSSECKQSGSGSECKQSGSGSECKQSGSGSECKQSGSGSECKQSGSSSECKQSGSGSECKQSGSGSECKQSGSSSECKQSGSGSECKQSGSGSECKQSGSGSENIEGRHVA is encoded by the exons ATGCGCCCCGTCACC AGCGGGAGTAGCAGTGAATGTAAACAGAGCGGGAGTGGCAGTGAATGTAAACAGAGCGGGAGTGGCAGTGAATGTAAACAGAGCGGGAGTGGCAGTGAATGTAAACAGAGCGGGAGTGGCAGTGAATGTAAACAGAGCGGGAGTAGCAGTGAATGTAAACAGAGCGGGAGTGGCAGTGAATGTAAACAGAGCGGGAGTGGCAGTGAATGTAAACAGAGCGGGAGTGGCAGTGAATGTAAACAGAGCGGGAGTGGCAGTGAATGTAAACAGAGCGGGAGTAGCAGTGAATGTAAACAGAGCGGGAGTGGCAGTGAATGTAAACAGAGCGGGAGTGGCAGTGAATGTAAACAGAGCGGGAGTAGCAGTGAATGTAAACAGAGCGGGAGTGGCAGTGAATGTAAACAGAGCGGGAGTGGCAGTGAATGTAAACAGAGCGGGAGTGGCAGTGAAAATATTGAAGGTAGACATGTTGCTTGA